The Noviherbaspirillum saxi genome includes a window with the following:
- a CDS encoding ABC transporter permease, whose product MLRSIWSYRGFISGSVKREFQSRYRNSLLGAAWTVLNPLAMIVVYTVIFSQVMRTRLPGIDNGFAYSIYLCAGILTWGLFSEIVSRAQNVFLEHANLIKKISFPRICLPIIVVMNAGVNFAIIFSLFVIFLLMSGTFPGLSFIAIFPVLAIQIMFAIGLGIIVGVLNVFFRDVGQFFAVLLQFWFWFTPIVYPASILPSEVRPYLNWNPMMPLVSAYQDILVHGKWPQWDTMLIPAALAVLLCIVGMRLFRKRVGEIVDEL is encoded by the coding sequence ATGTTGCGTTCGATATGGAGCTATCGCGGCTTCATATCGGGCAGCGTCAAGCGGGAGTTTCAGTCGCGTTACCGCAATTCGTTGTTAGGCGCAGCATGGACGGTCCTCAATCCGCTGGCGATGATCGTGGTGTACACGGTCATCTTTTCGCAAGTGATGCGCACCCGTTTGCCGGGCATCGACAATGGCTTTGCGTACAGTATCTACCTGTGCGCGGGCATATTGACCTGGGGCTTGTTCTCGGAAATCGTCAGCAGGGCGCAAAACGTCTTTCTTGAACATGCCAATCTGATCAAAAAGATCAGTTTTCCGCGCATTTGCCTGCCGATCATTGTCGTGATGAACGCGGGCGTCAACTTTGCGATCATTTTCAGCCTGTTTGTGATCTTCCTGCTGATGTCAGGCACTTTCCCCGGCCTCAGCTTCATTGCGATCTTTCCTGTTCTTGCCATACAAATCATGTTCGCAATTGGGCTTGGTATCATTGTCGGCGTATTGAATGTTTTTTTTCGTGATGTAGGTCAGTTCTTCGCCGTTCTGCTGCAGTTCTGGTTCTGGTTTACGCCTATCGTCTACCCGGCCTCCATCCTGCCATCCGAGGTACGCCCCTATCTCAACTGGAATCCCATGATGCCGCTGGTCAGCGCATATCAGGATATCCTCGTACACGGAAAGTGGCCGCAATGGGACACCATGTTGATTCCCGCCGCCCTGGCCGTATTGTTATGTATTGTCGGCATGCGTTTGTTCCGCAAGCGCGTCGGCGAAATCGTGGATGAGTTGTAA
- a CDS encoding ABC transporter ATP-binding protein yields MGRIRVSNLGKAYKQYHNHWSRLAEWMLPFFGMRHRLKWVMREVSFNLDQGEAVGIIGINGAGKSTLLKMITGTTQPTTGSVEITGRVAALLELGMGFHPDFTGRQNVFMSGQLLGLGVDEIAQLMPEIEAFAEIGDYIDEPVRTYSSGMQMRLAFSVATAKRPDVLIVDEALSVGDAYFQHKSFDRIRSYSRAGTTLLIVSHDKNAIQSICNRAILLDGGRLVKEGAPEEVMDYYNARLAERENANLNLQQQVRDDGKVQTISGTGEATVMDIALLNERGEPQELFDVGVPVTLQVKVKTHADIPRLVLGYMIKDRLGQAIYGTNTDLTKQPLHDVEAGEVITYRFDFPLNLGPGTYSIATALESTDTHLVNNYEWRDLALVFSVTNLSKPEFVGCAWFNPQISIARP; encoded by the coding sequence ATGGGCCGGATACGCGTTTCAAACCTTGGTAAGGCCTACAAGCAATACCACAATCACTGGTCACGCCTGGCCGAATGGATGCTGCCATTTTTCGGTATGCGTCATCGCCTCAAGTGGGTGATGCGCGAAGTCAGCTTCAATCTGGACCAGGGCGAAGCGGTCGGCATCATCGGTATCAACGGCGCCGGCAAGAGCACGCTGCTCAAGATGATCACCGGTACCACGCAACCGACGACCGGCAGTGTCGAAATCACCGGGCGTGTCGCGGCGCTGCTGGAACTGGGCATGGGCTTTCACCCCGATTTCACCGGCCGGCAAAATGTCTTCATGTCCGGCCAGCTGCTCGGTCTGGGCGTCGATGAAATCGCCCAGCTGATGCCCGAGATCGAAGCCTTTGCCGAGATCGGCGACTATATCGACGAGCCGGTGCGCACCTATTCCAGCGGGATGCAGATGCGCCTGGCGTTCAGCGTCGCGACCGCCAAGCGGCCCGATGTACTGATCGTCGACGAAGCGCTTTCGGTCGGCGACGCGTATTTCCAGCACAAGAGCTTCGACCGCATCCGCTCCTACAGCAGGGCGGGTACCACGCTGTTGATCGTCTCGCATGACAAAAATGCAATCCAGTCGATCTGTAACCGCGCGATCCTGCTTGATGGCGGGCGGCTGGTAAAAGAGGGCGCGCCGGAAGAAGTTATGGATTACTATAACGCCCGGCTCGCCGAACGGGAAAATGCCAATCTGAACTTGCAGCAGCAGGTAAGGGACGACGGCAAGGTCCAGACGATCTCGGGCACCGGCGAAGCGACGGTGATGGATATCGCCCTGCTCAACGAGCGCGGCGAGCCGCAGGAGCTGTTCGACGTCGGCGTTCCGGTCACGCTCCAGGTCAAGGTCAAGACGCATGCCGACATTCCGCGGCTGGTGCTGGGCTACATGATCAAGGACAGGCTGGGGCAGGCGATCTATGGAACGAACACCGACCTCACCAAGCAACCGCTGCATGATGTCGAAGCCGGAGAAGTGATCACTTACCGTTTCGATTTCCCGCTGAATCTGGGACCTGGGACATATTCCATCGCCACTGCGCTGGAAAGCACGGATACGCACCTCGTCAATAATTATGAATGGCGCGATCTGGCACTGGTCTTTTCGGTGACCAACCTGAGCAAGCCGGAATTCGTCGGCTGCGCATGGTTCAACCCGCAGATCAGTATCGCGCGTCCCTGA